GCGCATGCTAATTACAAATGTGACTGCCGCTTGCAATAATGTAAGCTGTTTTTTCAGAAACACACAATACATGAACGAGTACCGACAAACAATGGGCGCCAGTAAATTGgcctttttatatttatttacttattttggatatttaattcttatttaaaaaaaaaaccttaattttcaaattttgatgtaaaataaattcattaaaaaggTCATTAACATCTTTATGGGGGATGGGGGTttgtttccttcattttttttttcaaatatccgAACGGACTATAATACTTATATGTATTAATCCTATACTGTAGGTTATAGACTTGGCTACAATTAGTACTTCTAAGTATTATAGTCAATTCGGATATAATTACGTGATGTGCTAATTCATGTGTATAATATGATAATGATAAAATATAGACCACAAGTGCCCACAAATTGAATAAATATGTTGGCTGGCCGGGCTATGTATTGCCTTTATGTTGAATATTTCATGGATAGATATTATCCAGTATAATAAAAGGtgagtttttactttttaggGTGTAAGTCGTATAATCACGTAATGTAAGAGAGAACCAGTCCATACTGTGACAGAGTCAAATATTTGCACGGCATTGCTGCTGAGAACACTACTAGAATTGAATTTGACTGAATTAGTtttttattaagtttttttATCATTTACACACAGAATTGCCATGAAAGAATAATAAAACTTATTTTGCAAGAAATGAGGGTGTGGTTGGTTTTGAACTTGACCACTGAGCTACAATCTcctgattttatttatttttatttaattaattaaataaataaaacttgttcATAGAGGGAAAAAGAAtgtttaaaaattatatattcaCCAAGCACAAACGtaagattaaaaataaataattaagaaaTCAAATGTGGAAAAAGTAATAAACTTGAaccttctttttcaattttttggccTACTTTATCTTTTGTCAACAAATTGAACTCACCCCCACCAGCTCTTTGTTCTTATCTAtaaatttctttattttgaattttatttaattccCCAATCTCGTGGGTTTTGAAAAGTCGAAACCCACCACCTTCTACTTGTTCATATGCTGCTCATGTTTGAACGACGTTATTTCTAGCTCACCCCTCTACAAAACCATTCTATATAAAATCCATATTTCCTCACATCACaccctccttctcctcctccccctcctccgTTTTCTCATATTTTTCTCCATAAACCTCATAAACCCGATTTTCGCAGTGGAAAATTTCGGGTCCTCCAACGTATAACCTACAGTAGTTTTGGTGTCACGTAATCTGTGCACAGCATGAGGAAGACAAAGGTGAATAACCAGAACATGTTCATGAAAATCATCACGGTGCCCATCAGAGCTCTGGGCAAGGCCAAGAACTGTTACGTCGGTAGCATCACGGACGTGGGCGGCAGATTGACCTACGGCGGTACCCCTGGAGGATTTAGTGGTACTTGCGGTCGAGGCCTGCCCAAGAGCTACAGCGTTAAGACAACTTCTTCTAGGTCAAGGGAAGATGACGATTATTCAGAGCTTATTAGGGCTGCGTCAGCAAGGAACTACGAGGAAAGGATGGACGTGAACATGATCATGCAAGAGCACATGAAGCGATCGGCTACAACCACGACTATGCGATCAGATATGGGATCGAAAATCGGATCGTATAATCGGGCAGTTTTGCCAAAGTGCACCGTGGCCATGGGGAGGATTGATGAGGATGCGCCTGAGGATTTTGATGAAGGTGCTGCTGATGTCAAGGGTGAATTGCACCCTAGAAGCAGAAGCTATGCTGTTAGAAAGAAAAGTGCTTTTGCGTTTTGATTGTTGATCGAGCGCATCCAATTAGGCGTCAGTCGAATTCAAGACCTGCTGATATTTAGTTGTACAGTGAAGCCAACAAATTACAAGAGGACCGACAATTCTTTTGTGGTTTTGATTCAATTTAGAAGCGCTGTCATCATTGAAGCGGTTTTGTTTTGTATATATgcattttcctttccttttcgtTCATATGAGATTTGAACTCGCGAATTTCTCTTTCAATAGAAGTAAGGATATATACGTAAGACCTTTTTGAGGATTGTTAAATATGCTTTGCTGCAAATACAAGCAAAATTATGAGAAAAGGAAAACTAGGGTTATTGCTTGATTAGGTGTCTTATTTGTTCTGGTtgcaagggaaaaaaaataagtAGTATTACATTTTGTCCTTTCAGATTTACGTCCAATTTCAAATTCATAcaatgtaattaaaaaaaaaaaagaccaattTAAAAGTTGACTTTCTATTACATGCAGCACGAACActatattgttttatttttatttttatttttagtttttatcgTAGGTAAGTAACAAAATTACTTAcatttttagtactttaaaatttgaaagagatgatGTAAGTAGTTTTCTGTACCGTAA
Above is a window of Malus sylvestris chromosome 15, drMalSylv7.2, whole genome shotgun sequence DNA encoding:
- the LOC126601260 gene encoding uncharacterized protein LOC126601260, with the protein product MRKTKVNNQNMFMKIITVPIRALGKAKNCYVGSITDVGGRLTYGGTPGGFSGTCGRGLPKSYSVKTTSSRSREDDDYSELIRAASARNYEERMDVNMIMQEHMKRSATTTTMRSDMGSKIGSYNRAVLPKCTVAMGRIDEDAPEDFDEGAADVKGELHPRSRSYAVRKKSAFAF